CTCTATGCTAAAATAATGGAAGTGTCTTTTTTCGTGAGAGGAGGTAAGCAATGAATCGTTTTTTTCGGAATACAGGTTTCTATTTACTGATTTTCCTTGTCACGGTAGGGATTGTGAATTTTGTCCTCTCCGGAACCGATAAGATGGCTCCAATTTCTTATCAGGAGCTACGTAATCATCTCAATCAAGACAACATTGCAGAGGCATCTCTTCGTGTTGAGGGTGGTACATATCGGGTAGAGGGTAAGCTTAAACAGACTCAAGCCGGTCAGGAATCATTCTATACCAATGCACCGATTTATGATGAACAACTAGTTAAACTGATCAATGATAAGATTGATGCTAAGAAGATTAATAAGGTGGAGTATAAACCAGCAGAGGGTAACAGTATCTGGCTAACATTCCTAACTTCTATCATTCCATTCGTGATCATCTTTATCTTGTTCTTCTTCCTGTTAAATCAGGCACAGGGTGGCGGAAGTCGAGTTATGAACTTCGGTAAGAGCAAGGCGAAGTTATATAACGACGAAAAGAAAAAGGTTACATTTGAAGATGTAGCTGGTGCTGATGAGGAGAAAGCAGAGCTTGTAGAGGTCGTAGAATTCTTAAAAGACCCACGCAAATTTGCTGCTGTAGGTGCCCGCATACCTAAAGGGGTACTTTTAGTAGGTCCTCCAGGTACAGGTAAAACATTGCTTGCACGTGCCGTTGCAGGTGAAGCAGGCGTGCCATTCTTTAGCATTTCAGGTTCTGACTTCGTAGAGATGTTTGTCGGAGTTGGGGCATCACGTGTACGTGATTTATTTGAAAATGCAAAGAAAAATGCTCCGTGTATCATCTTCATTGATGAAATTGATGCCGTTGGTCGCCAACGTGGAGCTGGTCTTGGCGGAGGTCATGATGAACGTGAACAAACGCTAAACCAATTGCTCGTAGAGATGGACGGTTTCGGAGCAAATGAAGGAATTATTATGATTGCAGCAACTAACAGACCTGACATTCTTGACCCAGCTTTGTTGCGTCCTGGACGTTTTGACCGTCAAGTTACGGTAGATCGCCCTGATGTACGTGGTCGTGAAGCTGTTCTGAAGGTGCATGCGCGCAATAAACCATTAGGCGAGGATTTGAATTTGGATATCATTGCTCGCCGTACACCAGGCTTTACAGGTGCTGATCTTGAGAACCTGTTAAATGAAGCTGCATTGCTTACAGCACGTAAAAATAAGAAGCAAATCGACATGCTAGAAGTAGATGAAGCAATTGACCGTGTCATTGCTGGTCCTGCTAAGAAATCACGTGTAGTCAGCGAAGACGAGCGTCGTCTTGTAGCTTATCACGAAGCAGGTCATACGATCGTTGGTTTCCATTTAAAACGTGCCGATATGGTACACAAGGTTACTATTATCCCACGTGGGCAAGCAGGCGGCTATACCGTTATGCTACCAAAAGAGGATCGCTTCTTTGCTACCAAAACAGATTTGGAAGACAAAATTGTGGGTCTGCTTGGTGGACGTGTTGCAGAGGAATTGGTTCTGGGCGATATCTCAACGGGAGCGCATAATGACTTCCAACGTGCTACAGCAATTGCGCGTAGCATGATTACCGAATATGGTATGAGTAATTTGGGACCAATGCAATTCGGGCAATCTCAAGGTCAAGTATTCTTGGGACGCGACTTTGGACATGAGCGCAACTACTCTGAACAAATCGCTTACGAAATTGACCAAGAAATGCAACGAATCATTAACGAACAATATCAACGTTGTAAGGACTTGTTGATTCAATACGGGGATCAGTTAGAAGCGGTTGCACAAACCTTGCTTCGCGTGGAAACACTTGATGCTGAACAGATCAAACAGATCATTGAAAACGGCAAGCTGGATAAAGAACCTGGAGAGGATGTAGTAGTAAACATTCAATCCAAGCCTGAAGAGCCAGTTAATCAAGTAACCATTGATAAACTGAATCAAGAACCAAAACCAGAAGTTACAAAAACGGATGAAACACTTGACCATCCTGATAATCAAGAACCGAAATAAGAGCGCCGGATGGTGCTCTTATTTTTTTCTCGATCTATTAATGACAACAGTGGGGGGATCAGCATGAGTGTAGCAGATTGTAAAATCGTAGCGTTTGATATGGATGGGACCTTGTTAAATGGAGAAGCAAAAATTTCCCGAGAAACATGGAAAGCATGTGAAGAATTGCAACAACGAGGGGTAAAGCTTCTGCTATCTACAGGTAGACCATTTGTTTCAGCTCGTATCGCATCAGACTACTACCCTTTTGATGGTTATGTATGTAGTAATGGAGCCGCTTTGTTTACAGAGGATGGAACATTAGTAAAATATGCTGAATTACCGAGAGAAGTTATTATTTCTCTTGTAGAAATAAGCAGACAAAAAGATATTTATTATGAGGTTCATGATCAAAACAGCAACCGTTGGATGGTTGAAGAAGATAAAGAACGTATTGGAGAGATGCTTTTCTCAGAACCGTTCATAACAGAGGGAATTACCTTAGAGCACACAAAACGTGAATATGCTAACCGTCAATTTTCTTATAATGAATTAGCTAAGTTTATGCCCAAAGATGAGCTTGTAAGCAAAATTGCTTCAGGAGAATTTGTGATCAGCAAGATGTTTTTTTGGCATAAGGATACGAATGTGTTGAAATGGCTACGTGAACAGACGACAGAATTTGTTGGACAGGTGAGCCTAACTAGTTCTGGGCCATTTAATATGGAAGTGATTCCACTAGGGTTGAGTAAATGGGTCGGATTACAAACCTTTATGCAGAAATGGAACGTGCCCGCAGCAGAAATTGCCGCATTCGGGGATGCAATGAATGACTTTGAAATCCTGTCTCATGTGGGTCACCCAGTTGTAATGGAAAATGCCGAGGATGAAGTGAAAAAGCTTGCGAGATATATGGCGAAGCACCACTGTGAGGATGGAGTGGCATGTTTTATTCGAGAATATATGTTGCCTAATCAGTAATCATTTTACAGTTAGCCCACCCCTTGCTAATTGACAAATAGTCGATGGAGACAGTACAATAGCGCCGAAATCGTCTACATCACCTAGCAGGGGGTAAGGGTATGGAAGCTTTAGCTCTACAGAAGAAGAAGCAACGCGATGCCGAATTAAGAGAACGATTGTTCCAGCTAAAAGAAGAACGCAATGCCATTATTTTAGCTCATTTTTACCAACGTCCGGAGATTCAGGAAGTAGCTGATTTTATTGGAGATTCCTTTGGACTAGCACAAAAGGCAAAAGAAACAAAAGCAGATGTTATTTTATTTTGTGGTGTGCATTTCATGGGTGAAAGTGCAAAAATTCTCAATCCCAACAAAACAGTTATCATTCCTGATGAGCGAGCTGGTTGTCCAATGGCCGATATGGTTAACGTGGAAGGATTGCGCAAAGTAAAAGCTCAACACCCCAATGCAAAAGTGGTAGCTTACATCAACACCTCGGCTGATGTTAAGGCAGAAACACATATCTGCTGTACATCCTCCAATGCACAGAGGGTTATCGAGTCGGTAGACAGTGACGAGATTATTTGGGTTCCTGATAAAAATTTGGGACACTATGTGTCACAATTCACAAGCAAAAAAATGATTATTTGGGAGGGCTACTGTAACACACATGATCAGCTATCTGTGCAAGATATCATGCTGATGAAGGCAGAGCACCCAGAGGCGCTAGTGGTAGTGCACCCTGAATGCCGTCCAGAAGTTGTTGCATTGGCAGACTATGTAGGTTCCACTACCGGAATATTGAAGTTCTGTAGAGAATCAAACCAAAAAGAATTTATCATCGGTACAGAAGATGGAACAAGATATATGTTAGAAAAGGATAGCCCAAATAAACAGTTTTATTTCGCTTCGAAGTATTTGGTCTGTCCAAATATGAAAGTAAATACATTGAAAAAG
This is a stretch of genomic DNA from Brevibacillus laterosporus DSM 25. It encodes these proteins:
- the ftsH gene encoding ATP-dependent zinc metalloprotease FtsH, translated to MNRFFRNTGFYLLIFLVTVGIVNFVLSGTDKMAPISYQELRNHLNQDNIAEASLRVEGGTYRVEGKLKQTQAGQESFYTNAPIYDEQLVKLINDKIDAKKINKVEYKPAEGNSIWLTFLTSIIPFVIIFILFFFLLNQAQGGGSRVMNFGKSKAKLYNDEKKKVTFEDVAGADEEKAELVEVVEFLKDPRKFAAVGARIPKGVLLVGPPGTGKTLLARAVAGEAGVPFFSISGSDFVEMFVGVGASRVRDLFENAKKNAPCIIFIDEIDAVGRQRGAGLGGGHDEREQTLNQLLVEMDGFGANEGIIMIAATNRPDILDPALLRPGRFDRQVTVDRPDVRGREAVLKVHARNKPLGEDLNLDIIARRTPGFTGADLENLLNEAALLTARKNKKQIDMLEVDEAIDRVIAGPAKKSRVVSEDERRLVAYHEAGHTIVGFHLKRADMVHKVTIIPRGQAGGYTVMLPKEDRFFATKTDLEDKIVGLLGGRVAEELVLGDISTGAHNDFQRATAIARSMITEYGMSNLGPMQFGQSQGQVFLGRDFGHERNYSEQIAYEIDQEMQRIINEQYQRCKDLLIQYGDQLEAVAQTLLRVETLDAEQIKQIIENGKLDKEPGEDVVVNIQSKPEEPVNQVTIDKLNQEPKPEVTKTDETLDHPDNQEPK
- a CDS encoding Cof-type HAD-IIB family hydrolase, translated to MSVADCKIVAFDMDGTLLNGEAKISRETWKACEELQQRGVKLLLSTGRPFVSARIASDYYPFDGYVCSNGAALFTEDGTLVKYAELPREVIISLVEISRQKDIYYEVHDQNSNRWMVEEDKERIGEMLFSEPFITEGITLEHTKREYANRQFSYNELAKFMPKDELVSKIASGEFVISKMFFWHKDTNVLKWLREQTTEFVGQVSLTSSGPFNMEVIPLGLSKWVGLQTFMQKWNVPAAEIAAFGDAMNDFEILSHVGHPVVMENAEDEVKKLARYMAKHHCEDGVACFIREYMLPNQ
- the nadA gene encoding quinolinate synthase NadA → MEALALQKKKQRDAELRERLFQLKEERNAIILAHFYQRPEIQEVADFIGDSFGLAQKAKETKADVILFCGVHFMGESAKILNPNKTVIIPDERAGCPMADMVNVEGLRKVKAQHPNAKVVAYINTSADVKAETHICCTSSNAQRVIESVDSDEIIWVPDKNLGHYVSQFTSKKMIIWEGYCNTHDQLSVQDIMLMKAEHPEALVVVHPECRPEVVALADYVGSTTGILKFCRESNQKEFIIGTEDGTRYMLEKDSPNKQFYFASKYLVCPNMKVNTLKKCVEALETLKPQIYVPEHVANAARASLERMLEVAPG